A window of Aromatoleum bremense genomic DNA:
GCCATCGTCGCCCTGGACTTCGACGAATTCGCAGGGCATGCCCTGCTCGATCAGTCTCTTGATTTCGCTTGCTTCGAACATTTTGATTTCCTCAGGCGCGCAGCTTGTAGCCCCGGGCGAGCATCGCCAGGGTCAGAGCCGCAAGTAACATCAGACAGACACTAACGACACCCAGGCTCAGCCACGGCGACACGTCGGACTGGCCGAAAAAGCCGTAGCGGAAACCGTCGATCATGAAGAAGAACGGGTTGGCGTGGGACACGTCCTGCCACAGTTGCGGCAGGGAATGCAGCGAATAGAACACGCCGGACAGCATCGTCAGCGGCATGATCAGGAAGTTCTGGAAGCCGGCGAGCTGGTCGAATTTGTCGGCCCAGATGCCGGCGATGACGCCGAGCGAAGCGAGGATCGCGCTGCCCATCAGTGCGAACGCCAGCGCCCAGCCCGGCGCGGCGATCGACAGATCGACGAACGGGATCGACACCAGCAGCACGCCGGCGCCGACGAACAGCCCGCGCAGCATCGACGCGATCACGTAGGCGGCATAGAACTCGCGGTACGACAGCGGCGGCAGCAGGACGAAAATGATGTTGCCGGTGATCTTGCTCTGGATCAGCGACGACGAGCTGTTGGCGAACGCGTTCTGCAGCAGCGACATCATCACCAGCCCCGGCACGAGGAACGCCGTGTAGGCGATGTCGCCGTAGACGGTGACGTGGCGGTCGAGCACGTGCGAGAAGATCAGCAGGAACAGCATCGCGTTGATCACCGGCGCCAGGACGGTCTGGAACGCGACTTTCCAGAAGCGCAACACTTCCTTGTACAGCAGCGTGCGAAAACCCGCGAGGCGCGATTCAGGCACGGTGCATGACCTCGACGAAGACCCGTTCGAGATCGGCTTCGCCGAGCTGCATCTCGACGATCCGCCCGCCTGCTTCGCGCAGGCGCGCGAGCGTCGGTTCGAGCTCGTCGTAGGTGTCGAGCGCGAACTCCGCCCAGCCGCCTTCGGCGAGCGCCGCGCCGAGGCCGCTGGCGATTTCGGGACGCTCGAGACGCACGCGCAGCGAATGCGTCGCGAAACGCCGCAGCAGGTTGTCGGTCGTGTCGAGCGCGACGACGCGACCCGCCTTCAGCATCGCGATGCGTCCGCACAGCGCCTCGGCCTCTTCGAGGTAGTGCGTCGTCAGCACGATCGTATGGCCGTCGCGGTTCAGCTTGCGGATGAACTGCCACAGGCCCTGGCGCAGTTCGACGTCCACGCCGGCGGTCGGCTCGTCGAGCACGATCACCGGCGGCCGGTGCACCAGCGCCTGGGCAACCAGCACGCGACGCTTCATGCCCCCCGACAACATGCGCATGTTCGCACCCGCTTTCGCGGTCAGGTCGAGGCTCGCGAGAATCTCGTCGATCCAGTCGTCGTTGTGGCGGATGCCGAAGTAGCCGGACTGGATGCGCAGCAGCTCGCGCACCGTGAAAAACGGATCGAATACCAGCTCCTGCGGCACCACGCCGAGCTTGCGGCGCGCATTGCGGTAATCGGACACGACGTCGTGGCCCATCACTTCGAGCGTGCCGCTGTCGGCGCGCACCAGCCCCGACAGGGACGAGATCAGCGTCGTCTTGCCGGCACCGTTCGGGCCGAGCAGGCCGAAGAACTCGCCGCGGTCGACCTCGAGGTCGACGCCGGCGAGCGCCTGCACGGCGCCATACCGCTTCGTCGCCGAAACAATGCGGATCGCCGGCAGGCTCATTGAGTCGATGCAGCCGGGGCTTGCGCCGGCAACAGCTCGTCGACGCCGTACAGCGCGGCGAGGCTGCGCAATCCCGCGGGGACGCCGCTCAGCGTCATCCGGTGGCTGGCGCCACGGGCCGCCCGCAGCCAGTCAAACAGCAGCGCCAGCGCCGCGGAATCGGCTGCGGTGACGCCGGACAGGTCGACCGTCAGGTCGCCGGCCGCGGCCTTCGCGCGCCCGGCCTGCACGAACCCGTTCACGGTCGTCATCGTCAGCGGTCCGTCGAGCCGCAGCACCCCGGTCACGTTGCCGTTCATGAACGCTCGGCGGGGCCGCTCAGTTCCTGCGTCTTGGCATGCAGGGAACGGATCAGCCCGTCGATGCCGCCAGCGCGGATTTCCTGCGCGAACGTGCCGCGATAATTCGTCACCAGGCTGACGCCGGCGACGACGACGTCGAACACTTTCCAGCCGCGATCGGTCTTTTCGAGCACGTAGTCGATGTTGATCGGCTGCGCCCCGGCCTGGCGGACCTCGGTCTGCACACGCACCGTGGTATCGGCGGCGCCGAACCGCGCCGGCTTGTATTCGATGACCTGGTTGCGGTACTGCGTCAGGGCATTGGAATAGGTGCGGACCAGCAGCGTGCGGAACACGTCGACCAGTTCCTTCTGCTGCTCGGGAGTCGCCTGGCGCCAATCCTTGCCGACGGCGAGCATCGTCATGCGGCGGAAGTTGAAGTGCGGCAGCACTTTTTCCTCGACGAGACTGACGACGCGGCCCGTATCGCCCGCCCGGATCGCGTGGTCGTCGCGAACGATCGCCAGCACGTCGCTGCTCACGTCACGAACCAGCGCGTCGGGAGCAATCAGCGCAGCCGTGGCTCGGGCACCGGGCGGCGTGACGGGGTCGGCCGCCATACTCGCGCCGATCGACAGGAACAGACACAGAGAAAGGAAGAGTTTTTTCATCTTGTATTACCTTGTGGCCGGGCGGTCACCACCGGATCCGGCGCTCGCCTGCTGAAATTCGTCGACATTCGTCGCTGCCGCGACACCCTTGGCGGGCCCATGCGGCGATGCGGCACCGTCACCCCCGTTGAAATCCTCGTATTCCTGCGGCGGGCTCCCGTCATGGACCCGGTAGCGACGCTGCTGCAGGTAGAAGTCGCGCGCATAGGAATACTTGTCGAGGGTGCCTTCTTCGAGCGTCTTGTCGATGCCGAGCAGGTTCGCCCGGCCATGCACGAGACGCAGCACGGTCAGGCTGTTGCGCGCCGCGACGTCGCTCACGCCCCAGACATTGTCGCCGTACAGGTCGATCGGCAGCACGGCGGCGTCGCGCACCGTGCGCGGACCGAAGAACGGCACGACGAAATAGGCGCCTTCGCCGACTCCCCAGCGCCCGAGCGTCTGGCCGAAATCCTCGTCGCTCTTGGGCAGTCCGAACTCCGACGCGACATCGAAGATGCCGAGGATGCCGAGCGTCGAGTTCAGGCCGAACCGGGCACCGTCGGACAGGCCTTCCCTCAACTTGCCCTGCAGCAGGTTATTGACGCCGTTCCAGACGTCGCCGACGTTGCCGAAGAAGTTGCCGACGCCGGTGCGTACGGGCGTCGGCATCGTCGCATCGTAGGCCTCGGCGACCGGCCGGATCGCGGCGCGGTCGACCGTTTCGTTGAAACCGAACATCGCGCGGTTGTAGCGCTCGAGCGGATCGTCCGGATTCGCGACCCGCGTCGTGCAGCCGGCGGCGAGCGTCAGGCAGAGCGCGATCGCCGCGAGCGTCGTGGGCCGGGGGAAGGGATTGTTATTCATTTTTGTTCGATGCAATGCGGCAGGGTCAGTTCGCCGGAGCCTCCGCTGCCTTGTTGAACAGGAATTGCCCGATCAGCTTTTCGAGCACCACGGCGGACTGCGTGATCTGCACGGCCTCCCCGCTCTTCAGCATCTCGACGTCGCCGCCCGGCTCGAGCCCGAGGTATTGCTCGCCGAGCAGCCCGGAAGTCAGGATCGTCGCGATCGTGTCGCGGGGGAATTGAAACCGGGTATCGACCACGAAAGTCACTTCGGCGCGATAGCTGCCGGTATCGAAGCCGATGTTCGTCACGCGCCCGACGACGACCCCCGCGCTCTTCACCGGCGCCCTGACTTTCAGGCCGCCGATGTTGTCGAACTGCGCCTTGAGGACGTAGGACTCGCTGAAATTGGCGCTCGCGAGATTGCCGACCTTCAACGAAAGGAACAGCAACGCAGCCATGCCGATGACGACGAAGAAACCGACCCACAGGTCGAGCGTTGTACGGCTCATGACTGGCCTCTGAACATGAAGGAAGTAAGCACGAAGTCGAGCGCCAGGATCGCCAGCGCGGAACTGACGACGGTGCGGGTGATCGCACGCGAGACACCTTCGGCGGTGGGCGTGCAGTCGTAGCCTTCGAACACCGCGATCAGCGACACCGCGGCACCGAAAACCACGCTCTTGATCACGCCGTTGACGACATCGAAGCGAAAATCGACGGCCGCCTGCATCTGCGACCAGAAAGCGCCTTCATCGACGCCGATCAGCACGACGCCGATCAGCCAGCCGCCGAACACGCCCATCGCGGAAAAAAGCGCGGCGAGCAGCGGCATCGAGATCACGCCGCCCCAGAAGCGCGGCGCGACGACGCGGGCGATCGGATTGACCGCCATCATGTCCATCGCCTTGAGTTGCTCGGTCGCTTTCATCAGGCCGATCTCGGCCGTCACGGCCGAACCGGCGCGACTCGCAAACAACAGCGCGGCGACGACCGGCCCCAGTTCGCGCGTCAGCGACAGGGCCACGAGCACGCCGAGCGCATCGCCGGAGCCGAAACGCTGCAGCGTCTCGTAGCCCTGCAGTCCGAGCACCATGCCGACGAAAAGCCCAGACACGATGATGATCAGCAGCGACAGCACGCCGCTGAAATAGACCTCGCGGATCGTCAGGTGCACGCGTAGCAGCGACTGCCCGGAATACAGCAGCAGCAAGCCGAAGAAGCGCGCCGCGAAACCGAGCCGCCACACTCCGTCGGTGACGGCGCCGCCGAGCCGGCGCACGAGACCCGCCAGGCCGTTCATGCCGCACCCCGCCCCAGCAGGCTGTGCGCAAGAGGCTCGGCCGGATAATGGAACGGCACCGGGCCATCGGCCTCGGCATGGATGAACTGCTGCACGAAAGGGTCGGTCGACGCGCGGATCTCGTCGGGCGTGCCATGCGCGACGATGCGTCCTTCCGAGATGAAATAGACGTAATCGACGATCTGCAGCGATTCGAGGATATCGTGGGTGACCATGATCGTGCTTGCCCCGAGCGCATCGTTGAGCCGGCGGATCAGCTGCCCGATGACCCCCAGCGAGATCGGATCGAGACCGGCGAACGGCTCGTCGTACATGATCAGCATCGGGTCGAGCGCAATCGCGCGCGCAAGCGCGACACGGCGTGCCATGCCGCCCGAGAGCTCCGCGGGCTTCAGCGTCGCCGCACCCCGCAAGCCGACGGCATTGAGCTTCATCAGCACGAGGTCGCGAATCAGTTCGGGCGGCAGGTCGGTATGTTCGCGCAGCGGGAACGCGACGTTGTCGAACACCGACAGGTCGGTGAATAGCGCGCCGAACTGGAACAGCATCCCCATGCGCCGGCGCAGCGCATAGAGCTCGCGGGTCGACAAGCGCGCCAGATTCTGGCCCGCGACGTTCACGATCCCGCCGCTGGCCCGCAACTGCCCGCCGATCAGGCGCAGCAAAGTCGTCTTGCCACAGCCGCTGCCGCCCATGATCGCCACCACCTTCCCGCGCGGGATATCGAGATCGATGCCGCGCAGGATGACCCGCTCGCCGTATGCGAAGCGAACGTCCTGCAACTGCACGAGGGTGGCGGAGGATTCGGATGACAAGCGAGGCAGCCAAAAAAATCTTGTGGAAACACAGACTAACGCATCAGGGACGAGCGGCACTTCACCAAGATCAAGTGCTTCAGCGCATCACCCCGTGCATCGTCAAACGGCGGAGTTTAGCAGAGCACGGACGGCCGCAGGGGCACCCGAGAGGCGCTCAGACCCCTCCGAGCAGGCGGCGCTCGGCCTGTTCGAGATTGGCCTGAATGCCGATCAGGACGACGACATCGCCTTCCTCCAGCTGCGTTTCCGGCCCCGGCGACAGCCCCCGGATGTTCCGCCGGCGCACCGCCGACACGCCCACGCCGAGCTCGCCGAGCCCGATCGCACCGATCGTCATGCCGACTGCGCGGGCGCCGCCCGGCAGCGTCACCGAGCGCAGGCGCGCCTCGTTCGCGTCCGGCCCGTCCGCCGCGTCGCTGGTGCCGTGGAAGAAGCCGCGCATCAACGCGTAGCGCTGGTTGCGGATGTCGCGGATGCGCCGCACGATGCGGTTGAGCGGCACGCCGATCAGCGCCAGCGCATGCGAGGCGAGGATGATGCTGCCTTCGAAAGCCTCCGGCACCACTTCGGTGGCACCTCCTTGCGACAGTCGCGCCATGTCCTTCTCGTCGCTGGCGCGCACAACAATCGGCAGATCCGGCCGCAGCAGGTGGGCGCGATGCATGACCCGCAGCGCAGCTTCGACTTCGCCGAACGAAATCACCAGCGCACTCGCCCGCATGATGCCCGCGGCCATCAGCGTTTCGTGACGCGCCGCATCGCCATACACGACGGTATCGCCGGCCGCACCCGCCTCGCGCACGCGCTCCGGATCGAGATCGAGCGCCACGTAGCTGACGTTTTCCTGCTCCATGAAACGCGCCATGTACTGCCCGCTGCGCCCGTAGCCGCAGACGATGATGTGTTTGCTGGTGTTCATCGTCTGGGCAGCGACGCGCGTCAGCTCCATCGAGCGCAGCAGCCATTCGGAGGCGACGAAACGCAGCACCAGCCTGTCGCTCAGCTGCACGATCAGCGGCGCAACGAGCATCGACAGCACCAGCGCGGCAACCGTGATCTGCAGCAGTGCCTCCGGCATCAGGCTGACATCGTCGATATGCGAGATCAGCACGAAGCCGAACTCGCCGCCGGCGCACAGCCACAGCGCCGTGCGCAGCGCGGTGCCGCTCGACGAACCGAAGGCTCGCGATGCCGCGAAGACGATCGCCCCCTTGAATACCAGCAGCGCCACCAGCAGTCCCAGCACCGCCACCAGGTTCGCCACGATCAGCCTGACGTCGAGGAACATCCCGACGGTGACGAAAAACAGGCCGAGCAGCACGTCGCGAAACGGCTTGATGTCCTCCTCGACCTGGTAGCGGTACTCGGTTTCGGAAATCAGCATGCCCGCCAGGAACGCCCCCAGTGCCAGCGACAATCCCACCGCGGCGGAAAGCCACGCCAGCCCGAGCGTGATCAGCAGCACGTTGAGCATGAAGAGTTCGCCCGAGCGCCGCTGCGCGACGACGGTAAACCACCAACGCATCACGCGCTGGCCGACGACGAGCACCAGCGCGAGCAGCACTGCGGCCTTGAGCGCCGCGATGCCGAGCGTCCCGGCGAGTTCCCCGGCCGGCTGCGACAGCGCGGGGATGAGGATCAGCAGTGGCACGACGGCAATATCCTGGAACAACAGCACACCGATCGTTTCCCTGCCGTGCGGCCGGTCGAGTTCGAGGCGGTCGGACAGCAGCTTCGAGAGGATTGCCGTCGAGGACATCGCGAGCGTCGCGCCGAGCGCGAAGCTCGCCCTCCACCCGAGCCCGAAGATCGCCCCGGCCAGCATCGTAAACAGCAACGATCCGAGCACCTGCGCCGCGCCGAGCCCGAACACGATGCGTTTCATCGCGAACAGCCGCGGCAGCGAGAACTCGAGTCCGATCGAGAACATCAGGAACACCACCCCGAACTCGGCCAGATGGCTCGCGCCGTCCGAGGCTTCGACCAGGTCGAGCGCATGCGGACCGACTCCCGCGCCGACGAGCAGGTATCCGAGCACCGGAGGCAAGCTCAGGCTGCGAAAAACCGCGACCACGACGACGCAGGCCGCCAGGAGCAACAGGACCAGCTCGAGCGTGTTGTGCATGAATGAGGGTGATGGGTGGAATGTGCACGATGCGGGGCCGCTCGGCCCGTCTGCTATACTTCGCAGCTTCGATTTGCGCCGCCGGGCCTGCTGTTCGCCGCCGGTTTTCCGGCCGTCTCGTGCGTCAGAGTGTAACCGCTTCGAACCCTATGAACCCAGTCCCGCCCGCTCTCTCCCATGAAGCCCGCTGCGTCGTGCTCGCCCGCCGGGTGCTGCACATCGAAGCCGCCGCCGTCGCGGCGCTCGCCGAACGTCTCGACGCAGATTTCGAGCGCGCCGTGCAGCTGATCCTGCAGCGCCACGGCCGCGTCATCGTCACGGGCATCGGGAAATCCGGCCACATCGCGCGCAAGCTCGCCGCGACGCTCGCGAGCACCGGCACGCCGGCCTATTTCGTGCATGCGGCGGAAGCGGCGCACGGCGACCTCGGCATGATCACCGCCGAAGACGTCGTCATCGCGCTGTCGAACTCCGGCGCCAGCGAGGAGCTGCTGACGATCGTGCCGCTCGTCAAACGCCAGGGGGCGAAGCTGATCTCGATGACCGGCAAGCCGGATTCGCCGCTCGCGCGCGAGGCCGATGTCCATCTCGACGCCGCGGTCAGCGAGGAAGCCTGTCCGCTGAACCTCGCCCCGACCGCCAGCACCACCGCGGCGCTCGCGCTCGGCGACGCGCTGGCGGTTGCGCTGCTCGATGCGCGCGGCTTCGGCGCGGACGATTTTGCCCGCTCGCATCCGGGCGGCAGCCTCGGCAGGCGCCTGCTCACGCATGTCAGCGACGTGATGCGCGGCGCGGACCGCGTTCCGCAGGTCCCGGAAACCGTCCCGATGACCTCGGCCCTGCTCGAAATGACGCGCGGCGGCATGGGCATGACGGCAGTCGTCGACGCCCGCGGGGCGCCGATCGGCATCTTCACCGACGGCGACCTGCGCCGGGCGCTCGAGCGCGGCTGCGACGCACGCACCGCGACGCTTGCCGAAGTCATGACACGCGCGCCGCGCAGCATCGGCCCGGACGCGCTCGCCGTCGAGGCGGCCGAAATCATGGAACGGCTGCGCATCAGCCAGCTGCTCGTCGTCGGCGCCGACGGCACGCTCGCGGGCGCGCTGACCACCCACGACCTGATGCTCGCGAAGGTGATCTGATGCCGGCCTGCGAAAATGCCTCGCGCATCCGCCTGATGGGCTTCGACGTCGACGGCGTGATGACGGACGGGAGCCTGTATTTCACGCCCAACGGCGAAGAGCTGAAAGTCTTCTCCAGCCTCGACGGCCACGGGCTGAAGATGCTGCAGAGCGCCGGCATCGAAGTTGCGATCATCAGCGGGCGCAGCTCGCGCGCGCTCGAGCTGCGGGCGGCGAACCTCGGCATTCGCGAGTTGCACATGGGCGTCGAGGACAAGCGCGCCTGCCTCGACGCGCTGCTCGCGCGCCGGAACATCCCCGCCAGCGAAGCCGGCTACATGGGCGACGATGTCGTCGACCTGCCGATCCTGCGTGCGTGCGGATTTTCGGCCACCCCGTCCGACGGCCACGAATTCGTCCGACGGCATGTCGGCTACGTCGCGAGCAAACCCGGCGGGCGCGGCGCGGTGCGCGAAGTGTGTGACTACCTGCTGGCCGCACAGGGCAGGCTCGAAGCGATGCTTTCGGCCTATCTCGCCTAAGGCCGGCGATGCGCCCGTCGATCCTGCAACTCTATCCGGTCGTCGCGCTCGTCGTGCTGGCCGGTGCGACCCTGTGGCTCGAGCGGGTCACCCGCGGCGAGGACGGCGCGGTCCGCACCGAACAGCGACGCGACCCGGACTTCATCGCCGAGCAGACGCGGCTGGTCAGTTTCGGCGCCGACGGGCAGCAACGCTACGAACTGCTCGCCGACCGGATCACGAACTACCCTCTGTCGGGCATCACCGAACTCGATCATCCACGGCTGCGCTACGATTCCGAAGGCCGCGAACTGCGCATCACGGCAAAGTCCGGCGAGATTCACGAAGGCGGCAGCGAAGTGCTCCTGAGCGGCGACGTGCGCGTACACCGCGCGGCAACCGTCGGCAGCCCGGCGATGAGTTTCGCTTCCGAGACCCTGAAAGTCTGGCCCGACGACGAGCGCGCCGAAACCAGCGACCCCGTCATCCTCACGCAAGGCAAGACGACCGCGCACGCCGGCGGGCTCAGGTCGGACAACATCTTCGGCACCCTCGACCTGCTCGGCGGGGTCACCGTTCTCATGCCACGCACATCGCGGACCCCACCATGAAGCACGTCCCTGCACTCGCCTTCCTCGCGCTCGGGCTCGTTGCCGCACTGCGGCCGCTGCCGGCGCTGGCGGAACTTGCCGACCGCGAAAAGCCGGTCAACATCGAGGCGAACCACCTGACGGTCGATGACCGCAACAAGGTGCACGTCTTCGAAGGCAACGTCGTCCTCACGCAGGGTTCCCTCGTCATCAAGGGCGATCGGCTCGTCGTGACGCAGGGCCCGGACGGTTTCCAGACCGGTGTGGCCACCGGCAGCGACAAACGGCCCGCGACGTTTCGCCAGAAACGCGAAGGCAGCAACGAGTTCGTCGAAGGCGAGGCCGAACGGATCGAATACGACAGCCGGGCGGAGCGGGCGCGCCTTTTCAATCAGGCGCGTGTCGAATCCGGCGGCGACGAAGTGCGCGGGCATTACATCGAATACGATGCCCTGAGCGAGAAATACTTCGTCACGAACCAGCCGGGCACCAGTTCGGCAACGGCCGGCGACTCACGCGTGCGGGCCGTCATCCAGCCGAAAGGCTCGGCCGCGGAGCCGGGCAACGAAGCGCCGCAAAAACCCCAATAACACCCCAATAACACCCCCAGCAAAGCCTCAATCACCAGGAGATGAGACGCATGAGTTTCCAGAACATCCTCGTTGAAACGCGTGGCCGGGTCGGCCTGATCACCCTTAATCGCCCGAAGGCGATGAACGCGCTCAACGACCAGGTCGTCGATGAAATGTGGGAGGCGCTCGACCACTTCGAGGCCGACGAGGGAATCGGCGCCATTGTCATCACCGGCAGCGAGAAAGCCTTCGCCGCGGGCGCCGATATCGGCGCGATGGCCAACTTTTCGCACATGGACGCCTACAAGGGCGACTACATCACGCGTAACTGGGAACGCGTCAAGACCTGCCGCAAACCGGTCATCGCAGCGGTCGCCGGCTTCGCGCTCGGCGGCGGCTGCGAACTGGCGATGATGTGCGACATGATCATCGCCGCCGACAACGCGAAGTTCGGCCAGCCCGAAATCAAGCTCGGCATCCTGCCCGGCTCGGGCGGCACGCAGCGCCTGCCGCGCGCGATCGGCAAGGCGAAAACGATGGACATGTGCCTCACCGCGCGGCTGATGGGGGCCGAGGAAGCGGAACGTTCGGGACTCGTCGCCCGCGTCGTGCCGACCGACAAACTACTCGATGAAGCGCTCGCGGTCGCCACCGAGATCGCCAACTTCTCGCTGCCGGTCGTGATGATGATCAAGGAATCGGTCAATCGCGCCTTCGAAGGCAGCCTCAATGAAGGCCTGCTGTTCGAGCGCCGCGTTTTCCACGCTGCGTTCGGCCTCGACGATCAGAAGGAAGGGATGGCAGCCTTCGTCGAGAAGCGCAAGCCCGACTTCAAGCACCGCTGACCTTGCCGCACCGCCGCATCCCGTCGGCGGTGCACCATACCCTCATCATTCTCAAGTCACTTTTGCCGTGATGTTGCAATTGCAACATCACTGTAATTTCCGTACCTGCTTTCCGCTCTAAAACTCATCGCATACATTCTGAAACATTATTAAAAAACCGCACCTTGCAGCCATTTTTCGGCCTTGTCCTGACAGCCCTGAAAAATATTCCGTAAGTATTGTGCAGCGCACAAAAAAAACGCTTGACAAGGGGCTCGCCATCCCTATAATCCAAACCATGTTGCGACGCACCAAGCGGACCGAAAGAGTTGCGGAGCAGATCATTGAAACACTACCCTCAGGAGATGAAAAAATGTTTGCTACCCCCGAGCAGTTTGCTGCGACCAACAAAGCCAACGTCGAAACCCTGCTGACCCTGGCCAACAACGTTTTCGCCAGCGCCGAGCGCCTCGCCGCCCTCAACCTGAACACCGCCCGTTCGATCCTCGAAGACAGCATCGCCAATTCGAAGGCCCTGCTCGGCGCGAAGGACGTGCAGGAACTGGTGAGCCTGCAGGCCACCCTGGCCCAGCCGCTGGTCGAAAAGGCCGTCGCCTACAACCGCAGCGTCTACGAGATCGCGTCGCAGGGTCAGGAAGAAGTCTCGAAGCTGGTCGAAACCCAGATCGCCGAACTGAACAAAAACCTGTCGTCGGTGCTCGACAAGGCCGCAAAATCCGCTCCGGCCGGTTCCGACGTTGCCGTTGCCGCCGTCAAGTCCGCGATCGCCGCCGCAAACAGCGCCTATGACAGCGTCAGCAAGGCCGCCAAGCAAGTCGCCGAGATCGCCGAAGCCAACGTGGCTGCCGCGACCAACGCCACCGTGAAGGCCGTCAGCGCCTCCGCGAAGGCTGGCGCCAAGAAGGCCGCCTGATACGCTTCGGCTCACACCGAATCAAAAAAGCCCCGCTCGCGGGGCTTTTTCCATTTCAGCGGCAGGCCGCGGGGGTGTTCACATCAAGCGGGCCGCGACCCGAATGGGGCGCGACCGTCGAAGCGGACTGACCGAGGAAGTTTCAACTCTCGCCAGAGCCCCGGCGCGCCGCTGCGACGACGCCGCTGCCCGGCTCACCGCCGCGTTTCGCGCCGGCTGCATAGTGATGCGGGAACAGCCGGTGCATCTCCGCCTCGATCCACGCCTCGGCACGGGCATTGACCTCGTTCGCGTCGAGCCCCTCGGGTCCGATCGCCGGCCCGATGCTGACGATGATCTCGCCGGGATATTTCAGGAACGCGTTGCGCCGCCAGAACTCGCCGGCGTTGTGGGCCACCGGCACCACCGGCACGCCCGCCTTCTGCGCCAGCCACGCCCCGCCCGGCTTGTAGCGCCGCGTCGTGCCCGGCGCGACGCGCGTCCCCTCGGGGAATACGACAACCCAGAAGCCTTCTGCCAGGCGCGCCCGACCCTGCTCGACGACTTGCGTCAGCGCGTCCTTGCCAGCCGCCCGGTCGATCGCGATTCCCGGAATCTGCGCGAGCCCCCAGCCGAAGAACGGCACCTTCAGCAACTCGCGCTTGAGCACGAAACACAGCGGCGGGAAGATCACCTGCAGCGCCATCGTTTCCCACGCCGACTGGTGCTTCGACAATATCACCGCCGGTCTGGCAGGAATGTTGTCGCGCCCGAGCACGCGGTAGCGAATGCCGAGCAGGTGCCGCACGAACCACATCACGAGCGGCGCCCACGAGGTGATGATGCGATGGCGCACGTGCGGTGGAAGCGGAAACGTCAGCATGCCGAAGATCGCGTAAGGCGGCGTGACGATCGCGAGGACGATCGCAAACAACAGGGAGCGCAGGACGATCACGGTTTTCTTTATG
This region includes:
- a CDS encoding monovalent cation:proton antiporter family protein, translated to MHNTLELVLLLLAACVVVVAVFRSLSLPPVLGYLLVGAGVGPHALDLVEASDGASHLAEFGVVFLMFSIGLEFSLPRLFAMKRIVFGLGAAQVLGSLLFTMLAGAIFGLGWRASFALGATLAMSSTAILSKLLSDRLELDRPHGRETIGVLLFQDIAVVPLLILIPALSQPAGELAGTLGIAALKAAVLLALVLVVGQRVMRWWFTVVAQRRSGELFMLNVLLITLGLAWLSAAVGLSLALGAFLAGMLISETEYRYQVEEDIKPFRDVLLGLFFVTVGMFLDVRLIVANLVAVLGLLVALLVFKGAIVFAASRAFGSSSGTALRTALWLCAGGEFGFVLISHIDDVSLMPEALLQITVAALVLSMLVAPLIVQLSDRLVLRFVASEWLLRSMELTRVAAQTMNTSKHIIVCGYGRSGQYMARFMEQENVSYVALDLDPERVREAGAAGDTVVYGDAARHETLMAAGIMRASALVISFGEVEAALRVMHRAHLLRPDLPIVVRASDEKDMARLSQGGATEVVPEAFEGSIILASHALALIGVPLNRIVRRIRDIRNQRYALMRGFFHGTSDAADGPDANEARLRSVTLPGGARAVGMTIGAIGLGELGVGVSAVRRRNIRGLSPGPETQLEEGDVVVLIGIQANLEQAERRLLGGV
- a CDS encoding KpsF/GutQ family sugar-phosphate isomerase, giving the protein MNPVPPALSHEARCVVLARRVLHIEAAAVAALAERLDADFERAVQLILQRHGRVIVTGIGKSGHIARKLAATLASTGTPAYFVHAAEAAHGDLGMITAEDVVIALSNSGASEELLTIVPLVKRQGAKLISMTGKPDSPLAREADVHLDAAVSEEACPLNLAPTASTTAALALGDALAVALLDARGFGADDFARSHPGGSLGRRLLTHVSDVMRGADRVPQVPETVPMTSALLEMTRGGMGMTAVVDARGAPIGIFTDGDLRRALERGCDARTATLAEVMTRAPRSIGPDALAVEAAEIMERLRISQLLVVGADGTLAGALTTHDLMLAKVI
- a CDS encoding KdsC family phosphatase encodes the protein MPACENASRIRLMGFDVDGVMTDGSLYFTPNGEELKVFSSLDGHGLKMLQSAGIEVAIISGRSSRALELRAANLGIRELHMGVEDKRACLDALLARRNIPASEAGYMGDDVVDLPILRACGFSATPSDGHEFVRRHVGYVASKPGGRGAVREVCDYLLAAQGRLEAMLSAYLA
- the lptC gene encoding LPS export ABC transporter periplasmic protein LptC, translated to MRPSILQLYPVVALVVLAGATLWLERVTRGEDGAVRTEQRRDPDFIAEQTRLVSFGADGQQRYELLADRITNYPLSGITELDHPRLRYDSEGRELRITAKSGEIHEGGSEVLLSGDVRVHRAATVGSPAMSFASETLKVWPDDERAETSDPVILTQGKTTAHAGGLRSDNIFGTLDLLGGVTVLMPRTSRTPP
- the lptA gene encoding lipopolysaccharide transport periplasmic protein LptA; amino-acid sequence: MKHVPALAFLALGLVAALRPLPALAELADREKPVNIEANHLTVDDRNKVHVFEGNVVLTQGSLVIKGDRLVVTQGPDGFQTGVATGSDKRPATFRQKREGSNEFVEGEAERIEYDSRAERARLFNQARVESGGDEVRGHYIEYDALSEKYFVTNQPGTSSATAGDSRVRAVIQPKGSAAEPGNEAPQKPQ
- a CDS encoding enoyl-CoA hydratase, with product MSFQNILVETRGRVGLITLNRPKAMNALNDQVVDEMWEALDHFEADEGIGAIVITGSEKAFAAGADIGAMANFSHMDAYKGDYITRNWERVKTCRKPVIAAVAGFALGGGCELAMMCDMIIAADNAKFGQPEIKLGILPGSGGTQRLPRAIGKAKTMDMCLTARLMGAEEAERSGLVARVVPTDKLLDEALAVATEIANFSLPVVMMIKESVNRAFEGSLNEGLLFERRVFHAAFGLDDQKEGMAAFVEKRKPDFKHR
- a CDS encoding phasin family protein, translated to MFATPEQFAATNKANVETLLTLANNVFASAERLAALNLNTARSILEDSIANSKALLGAKDVQELVSLQATLAQPLVEKAVAYNRSVYEIASQGQEEVSKLVETQIAELNKNLSSVLDKAAKSAPAGSDVAVAAVKSAIAAANSAYDSVSKAAKQVAEIAEANVAAATNATVKAVSASAKAGAKKAA
- a CDS encoding lysophospholipid acyltransferase family protein, whose protein sequence is MIVLRSLLFAIVLAIVTPPYAIFGMLTFPLPPHVRHRIITSWAPLVMWFVRHLLGIRYRVLGRDNIPARPAVILSKHQSAWETMALQVIFPPLCFVLKRELLKVPFFGWGLAQIPGIAIDRAAGKDALTQVVEQGRARLAEGFWVVVFPEGTRVAPGTTRRYKPGGAWLAQKAGVPVVPVAHNAGEFWRRNAFLKYPGEIIVSIGPAIGPEGLDANEVNARAEAWIEAEMHRLFPHHYAAGAKRGGEPGSGVVAAARRGSGES